A region from the Achromobacter seleniivolatilans genome encodes:
- a CDS encoding 3-oxoacid CoA-transferase subunit B: MQDITGLTRQQIAQLLASDIPDGSIVNLGIGMPTLVGDCLPSNKDILLHSENGILGMGPAAIGNDVDPDLINASRQPITLLDGASITEHTLSFAMMRGGHLDYAVLGAFQVSAKGDLANWKTDAADAIPAVGGAMDLAVGAKQVLAMMEHRGRDGTPKVLTQCTYPLTGAGVVTRIYTDLAVIDVTPEGLCVYAMKQGVSEGFLRSVTGAPLQFPDTPRTIVLDPAGAPRYA, from the coding sequence ATGCAAGACATCACCGGTTTGACCCGCCAACAGATCGCGCAATTGCTGGCCAGCGATATCCCGGATGGATCCATCGTCAACCTGGGTATCGGCATGCCGACGCTGGTGGGCGACTGCCTGCCTTCCAACAAAGACATTCTGCTGCACAGCGAGAACGGCATTCTGGGCATGGGGCCGGCGGCAATCGGCAACGATGTGGACCCGGACCTCATCAACGCCAGCCGTCAGCCCATTACCTTGCTGGACGGGGCGTCCATCACCGAACACACGCTGTCGTTCGCGATGATGCGGGGCGGTCACTTGGACTACGCGGTGCTGGGCGCGTTTCAGGTGTCTGCCAAGGGCGACCTGGCCAACTGGAAGACTGATGCGGCCGATGCCATCCCTGCCGTGGGCGGGGCGATGGACCTGGCGGTGGGCGCCAAGCAGGTGCTGGCCATGATGGAACACCGTGGCCGCGACGGCACGCCCAAGGTGCTGACGCAGTGCACCTACCCGCTGACAGGGGCGGGCGTGGTGACGCGCATCTATACCGATCTGGCGGTGATTGACGTCACGCCAGAAGGCTTGTGTGTCTACGCCATGAAGCAGGGCGTGAGCGAAGGTTTCTTGCGTTCGGTCACTGGCGCGCCGCTGCAATTTCCTGACACGCCGCGCACGATTGTGTTGGACCCGGCCGGCGCACCGCGCTACGCCTGA
- a CDS encoding tripartite tricarboxylate transporter substrate binding protein, with the protein MIRSILASISLGVVCMGAPQAAPVYPDKPITLLIPYPPGGSADMLARPLSAELQKKWGQPVVLEYKPGAGGAIASSQLARAKPDGYTLLMVLAAHAINPSLYPSLPYDTRKDFAPVSLVATLPMLVAAPLSTPANTIPELIAYGKSHPGKLSFASAGNGNTSHLAAEMFKNQTGTDMMHVPYKGSGPAVVALLSGEVSLMFDSISTSLPQVQAGKLKAIAVTGDRRSPLLPDVPTVAESVPGFVVNGWYGVLAPAGTPSAVVDALSRGIAEAVSVPGVRGQLAGYGYEVVGSTAAEFSGHIDRELEAWKRAVEASGARLN; encoded by the coding sequence ATGATCCGTTCGATACTGGCTTCTATATCGCTAGGTGTGGTGTGCATGGGCGCGCCGCAGGCGGCACCCGTCTATCCCGACAAACCCATTACCCTGCTCATTCCGTATCCCCCCGGCGGAAGCGCTGACATGCTGGCGCGCCCGCTCAGCGCGGAATTGCAAAAGAAGTGGGGCCAGCCGGTGGTACTGGAATACAAGCCGGGCGCAGGCGGCGCTATTGCATCGTCGCAACTGGCCCGCGCCAAACCGGACGGCTATACCTTGCTGATGGTGCTGGCGGCGCACGCCATCAATCCCAGCCTGTATCCCTCTTTGCCGTATGACACGCGCAAGGATTTTGCGCCGGTGTCGCTGGTGGCGACTCTGCCGATGCTGGTGGCGGCGCCCTTGTCCACGCCCGCCAATACCATTCCGGAGCTGATCGCGTACGGTAAAAGCCATCCGGGCAAGCTCAGTTTTGCGTCGGCGGGCAATGGCAACACCAGTCACCTTGCCGCCGAGATGTTCAAGAACCAGACGGGTACGGACATGATGCATGTGCCGTACAAGGGCAGCGGGCCTGCGGTGGTGGCTTTGCTGAGTGGAGAGGTTTCTTTGATGTTCGACAGCATTTCGACCTCGCTGCCGCAAGTGCAGGCGGGAAAATTGAAGGCGATTGCTGTGACGGGTGACCGCCGTTCGCCGTTGCTGCCTGATGTGCCAACGGTGGCGGAAAGCGTGCCGGGGTTTGTGGTGAACGGCTGGTACGGGGTGCTGGCGCCGGCGGGAACGCCGTCTGCGGTGGTGGATGCGTTGAGCCGGGGGATTGCTGAGGCGGTCTCAGTGCCGGGGGTTCGGGGGCAGTTGGCGGGGTATGGATATGAGGTGGTGGGGTCTACCGCTGCGGAGTTCTCGGGGCATATTGATCGGGAGCTGGAGGCTTGGAAGCGGGCTGTTGAGGCTTCGGGGGCGCGGTTGAATTGA
- the thiC gene encoding phosphomethylpyrimidine synthase ThiC: MNANPKFLAATAEVDAAAVAPLPKSRRVYETGSRPDIRVPFREIEQDDTPTMFGGEKNPPLTVYDCSGPYTDPDAKIDIRRGLPELRRVWIEERGDTEVLSGPTSDFGRERLTDPKLTAMRFDLQRPPRRAKAGANVSQMHYARRGIITPEMEYVAIRESLRREHYLQTLRDSGPDGEKMVKRLLRQHPGQSFGAAIPAAITPEFVRDEIARGRAIIPANINHPEVEPMAIGRNFLVKINANIGNSAVSSGIGEEVEKMTWAIRWGGDTVMDLSTGKHIHETREWIIRNSPVPIGTVPIYQALEKVDGKAEDLTWEIFRDTLIEQAEQGVDYFTIHAGVRLPFIPMTADRMTGIVSRGGSIMAKWCLAHHKESFLYERFEEICEIMKAYDVSFSLGDGLRPGSGYDANDEAQFAELKTLGELTQVAWKHDVQVMIEGPGHVPMQMIKENMELQLEHCHEAPFYTLGPLTTDIAPGYDHITSGIGAALIGWYGTAMLCYVTPKEHLGLPNKKDVKDGIITYKIAAHAADLAKGHPGAAIRDNALSKARFEFRWDDQFNLGLDPDTAKEFHDETLPKDSMKVAHFCSMCGPHFCSMKITQDVREYAAAQGVSEKEALQKGMQEKSVEFVKKGAEVYHRQ, from the coding sequence ATGAACGCCAATCCCAAATTCCTGGCCGCTACCGCCGAAGTCGACGCGGCGGCCGTCGCGCCGCTGCCCAAATCGCGCCGCGTGTATGAGACGGGCTCGCGCCCCGACATCCGCGTGCCATTTCGGGAAATCGAGCAGGACGACACGCCGACCATGTTCGGCGGGGAAAAGAACCCGCCGCTGACGGTCTATGACTGTAGCGGCCCCTACACCGACCCCGATGCCAAGATCGACATCCGCCGCGGCCTGCCCGAATTGCGCCGTGTCTGGATCGAAGAGCGCGGCGACACGGAAGTGCTGTCCGGCCCAACCAGCGACTTTGGCCGCGAGCGCCTGACCGATCCCAAGCTGACGGCCATGCGCTTTGACCTGCAACGCCCGCCCCGGCGCGCCAAGGCCGGCGCCAACGTGTCGCAGATGCACTACGCACGCCGCGGCATCATCACGCCTGAAATGGAATACGTGGCGATCCGCGAAAGCCTGCGCCGCGAACACTATCTGCAAACGCTGCGCGACAGCGGCCCCGACGGCGAAAAGATGGTCAAGCGCCTGTTGCGCCAACATCCCGGCCAATCATTCGGCGCCGCCATCCCGGCCGCTATCACCCCCGAATTCGTCCGCGACGAAATCGCCCGCGGCCGCGCCATCATCCCGGCCAACATCAATCACCCCGAAGTCGAACCGATGGCCATCGGCCGCAACTTCCTGGTGAAGATCAACGCCAACATCGGCAACTCCGCCGTCAGCTCCGGTATCGGCGAAGAAGTCGAAAAAATGACCTGGGCCATCCGCTGGGGCGGCGACACGGTCATGGACCTGTCCACCGGCAAACACATCCACGAAACGCGCGAATGGATCATCCGCAATTCGCCGGTACCGATCGGCACCGTGCCGATCTATCAGGCGCTGGAGAAAGTGGATGGCAAGGCCGAAGACCTGACTTGGGAAATCTTCCGCGACACGCTCATCGAACAAGCCGAACAGGGCGTGGACTACTTCACGATCCACGCAGGCGTGCGTCTGCCCTTCATCCCGATGACCGCCGACCGCATGACCGGCATCGTTTCACGCGGCGGCTCGATCATGGCCAAGTGGTGCCTGGCGCACCACAAGGAAAGCTTCCTTTACGAACGCTTCGAAGAGATCTGCGAGATCATGAAGGCCTACGACGTCAGCTTCTCGCTGGGCGACGGCCTGCGTCCCGGCTCCGGCTACGACGCCAACGATGAAGCGCAATTCGCTGAACTGAAGACACTGGGCGAACTCACCCAAGTGGCGTGGAAACACGATGTGCAGGTCATGATCGAAGGCCCCGGCCACGTGCCGATGCAGATGATCAAAGAAAACATGGAACTACAGCTGGAACACTGCCACGAAGCGCCGTTCTACACGCTGGGCCCGCTGACCACCGACATCGCCCCCGGCTATGACCACATCACCTCCGGCATCGGCGCAGCCCTGATCGGCTGGTACGGCACCGCCATGCTTTGTTATGTGACGCCGAAAGAGCACTTGGGCCTGCCCAACAAGAAGGACGTGAAAGACGGCATCATCACCTACAAAATCGCCGCCCACGCCGCCGACCTGGCCAAAGGCCACCCAGGCGCCGCCATCCGCGACAACGCCCTGTCCAAAGCGCGCTTCGAGTTCCGCTGGGACGACCAGTTCAACCTGGGCCTGGACCCCGACACCGCCAAGGAATTCCACGACGAGACCTTGCCGAAGGACTCGATGAAGGTGGCGCACTTCTGCTCAATGTGCGGACCGCACTTTTGCAGCATGAAAATCACCCAAGACGTCCGCGAGTATGCAGCGGCGCAGGGTGTAAGCGAAAAAGAGGCCCTGCAAAAAGGTATGCAGGAGAAGTCCGTGGAGTTCGTCAAGAAAGGCGCCGAGGTCTATCACCGCCAGTAA
- a CDS encoding SecDF P1 head subdomain-containing protein: MQLTLRKLAPALVVVTLALAGCKTAPTKAPGAAATPDAGQQATPPATASSVDFYLAQKTAGPGLREIALPDGKLYMQEVPVLTRADLTDAAALVDRQGQNFVGLRFSESGARKLTEISTKNVGNMLALVIDRELVAAPSIAEPLNRGVLAFGVPSAQAASEIAAKIRGDAAPAPAAGGAVPAPAPKP; encoded by the coding sequence ATGCAACTGACTCTACGCAAATTGGCGCCCGCCCTGGTTGTTGTGACGTTGGCGCTAGCGGGTTGCAAGACCGCCCCGACTAAGGCCCCCGGCGCGGCGGCGACGCCCGACGCCGGTCAGCAGGCAACGCCGCCTGCTACCGCGTCGAGCGTGGACTTTTACCTGGCCCAAAAGACGGCCGGCCCGGGCCTGCGCGAAATCGCACTGCCTGACGGCAAGCTCTACATGCAAGAAGTGCCCGTGCTGACGCGCGCCGACCTGACCGACGCTGCCGCGTTGGTGGATCGCCAGGGTCAGAACTTCGTGGGCCTGCGCTTCTCTGAATCCGGCGCGCGCAAGCTGACTGAAATCAGCACCAAGAACGTCGGCAACATGCTGGCTCTGGTGATTGACCGTGAACTGGTGGCAGCCCCCAGCATCGCTGAGCCGCTGAATCGCGGCGTGCTGGCGTTTGGCGTTCCGTCCGCTCAGGCGGCATCTGAAATCGCCGCCAAGATCCGCGGCGATGCTGCTCCCGCGCCTGCCGCTGGCGGCGCCGTGCCGGCTCCCGCTCCCAAGCCCTGA
- a CDS encoding helix-turn-helix transcriptional regulator, producing the protein MHTIVPPMYHLGNVYNYQSATTASFNRRVKTFSDRLKHARLLRGHTQNALARLVRISQSAIGSYESGLRHSSRSARKLAQVLKVEVEWLETGKGPMELPMEGYDLSNTLLPPGIADPAARAGGRTRPMAPWPFPNISPSQFETLTSDDRAMLEALTQTYIEMVQVRRGIKRGRKIG; encoded by the coding sequence ATGCATACAATTGTCCCCCCAATGTATCACCTAGGTAATGTTTATAACTACCAAAGTGCCACCACGGCAAGCTTCAATCGCCGTGTGAAGACATTCTCAGACCGACTGAAGCATGCGCGTCTCTTGCGTGGCCACACGCAGAACGCGCTCGCCCGTTTAGTACGCATCTCGCAAAGTGCAATCGGCAGCTACGAAAGTGGTTTGCGGCACTCCAGCCGCTCGGCCCGAAAACTGGCGCAGGTCCTCAAGGTGGAAGTCGAATGGCTCGAAACCGGCAAGGGCCCCATGGAGCTTCCCATGGAAGGCTACGACCTGAGCAACACCCTGCTTCCACCGGGTATTGCTGATCCAGCGGCGCGTGCTGGCGGCCGGACTCGTCCGATGGCTCCATGGCCATTTCCGAATATCTCGCCGTCCCAATTCGAGACCCTGACCTCGGACGATCGAGCCATGTTGGAAGCGTTGACGCAGACCTATATTGAGATGGTGCAGGTCCGGCGCGGTATCAAGCGCGGGCGCAAAATCGGCTGA
- a CDS encoding winged helix-turn-helix domain-containing protein: MTSSTFVDALRQFRWQVRVFHSSGGVLENLQTHAADALVLRGACAGAPGLIATLRKAAPGAAVVWQAQESTALERVAALDAGVDVCTPGGMEVLEWDALLRNLYRRTLRHAMTWRLDRRARALAGPGGEQLPLTPTESAFFIRLLNAPGQCLHRERFFPAGARSPLDAARRVDVLVSRLRSKARRMQIELPVLAVRGWGYLLLPHTDADEPD; the protein is encoded by the coding sequence ATGACTAGCAGTACTTTCGTCGATGCACTACGCCAGTTTCGTTGGCAAGTACGCGTCTTTCATTCTTCAGGCGGGGTATTGGAGAACCTGCAGACTCACGCTGCGGATGCGCTGGTCTTGCGTGGCGCGTGTGCCGGCGCGCCCGGGCTGATCGCCACCTTGCGCAAGGCGGCGCCGGGGGCAGCAGTGGTGTGGCAGGCGCAAGAGTCCACCGCGCTTGAACGCGTGGCGGCGTTGGATGCCGGCGTGGATGTGTGCACGCCTGGCGGCATGGAGGTCCTGGAATGGGATGCGCTGTTGCGCAATCTGTACCGCCGGACGTTGCGCCATGCGATGACTTGGCGGCTGGACAGACGGGCGCGTGCGTTGGCGGGGCCAGGCGGTGAACAGTTGCCGCTGACCCCGACGGAAAGCGCTTTTTTTATCCGTTTGCTGAATGCGCCGGGGCAGTGCCTGCACCGCGAGCGCTTCTTTCCCGCTGGCGCGCGCAGCCCCTTGGATGCGGCGCGGCGGGTGGATGTGCTGGTGTCGCGGTTGCGCAGCAAGGCGCGCCGCATGCAGATTGAATTGCCTGTGCTGGCGGTGCGCGGGTGGGGATATCTCTTGCTGCCCCACACCGACGCTGACGAGCCAGACTAA
- the proB gene encoding glutamate 5-kinase, whose amino-acid sequence MSAESPAVSVVTNAQRLVAKVGSSLVTNEGRGLDRAAVAHWAAQIAALHKQGKQIVLVSSGAIAEGMARLGWRKRPSVMHELQAAAAVGQMGLCQAYEAAFAEYGLRTAQILLTHEDLADRHRYLNARSTLFALLRLGVVPIVNENDTVVTDEIRLGDNDTLGALVTNLIEADTLIILTDQRGLYDSDPRKNPDAKFMSHAQAGDPALEAMAGGAGSGIGTGGMLTKVLAAKRAAHSGAHTVIASGHERNVLTRLAQGECIGSELRAVLPVWSARKQWLADHLRLRGRVVLDDGAVQALVREGKSLLSIGVTEVEGEFGRGDVVACVDSHGREWARGLINYSSVDTRRILRQPSSQIARILGSMTDPELMHRDNLVVL is encoded by the coding sequence ATGTCAGCTGAATCACCTGCCGTTTCTGTTGTCACCAACGCCCAGCGTCTAGTCGCCAAAGTCGGCTCGTCGCTGGTCACCAATGAAGGCCGAGGCCTGGACCGCGCCGCCGTGGCGCACTGGGCCGCGCAGATCGCTGCCCTGCACAAGCAGGGCAAGCAGATCGTGCTGGTCTCCAGCGGCGCCATCGCCGAAGGCATGGCGCGGCTGGGATGGCGCAAGCGCCCGTCCGTCATGCACGAACTGCAAGCCGCCGCGGCCGTGGGCCAGATGGGTTTGTGCCAGGCCTATGAAGCGGCGTTTGCCGAATACGGCCTGCGCACCGCGCAGATTCTGCTGACCCACGAAGATCTGGCTGACCGCCACCGCTACCTGAACGCGCGCAGCACGCTGTTTGCCCTGCTGCGTCTGGGCGTGGTGCCGATCGTGAACGAAAACGATACGGTGGTCACCGACGAAATCCGGCTGGGCGACAACGACACGCTGGGCGCGCTTGTCACCAATCTGATCGAAGCCGATACGCTCATCATCCTGACCGATCAGCGCGGTCTGTACGACTCCGACCCCCGCAAGAATCCCGACGCCAAATTCATGTCGCACGCGCAAGCGGGCGACCCGGCGCTGGAAGCCATGGCGGGCGGCGCCGGCAGCGGCATCGGCACAGGCGGCATGCTGACCAAAGTGCTGGCCGCCAAGCGCGCTGCGCACAGCGGTGCGCACACCGTCATCGCGTCCGGTCACGAACGCAACGTGCTGACGCGCCTGGCCCAGGGTGAATGTATCGGCAGCGAACTGCGCGCCGTGCTGCCCGTGTGGTCGGCGCGCAAGCAATGGCTGGCCGATCACTTGCGGCTGCGCGGCCGCGTGGTGCTGGATGACGGCGCCGTACAGGCGCTGGTGCGCGAAGGCAAAAGCCTGCTCTCCATCGGCGTAACCGAAGTGGAAGGCGAGTTTGGCCGCGGCGACGTCGTGGCCTGCGTGGACAGCCACGGACGCGAGTGGGCTCGCGGCCTGATCAACTACTCTTCCGTGGATACCCGCCGCATCCTGCGCCAACCGTCTTCGCAAATTGCCCGCATTTTGGGCAGCATGACCGACCCCGAGCTCATGCATCGGGACAACCTGGTCGTCCTTTAG
- the obgE gene encoding GTPase ObgE, with amino-acid sequence MKFVDEATIEVVAGKGGNGVASFRREKFIPKGGPDGGDGGRGGTIYAVADRNINTLIDFRYARLHRAKGGENGRGSDQYGAAAPDITLRVPVGTIIHDAETGEVLFDLSTHEQKVVLAAGGQGGMGNMHFKSSLNRAPRQWTPGKEGEHRYLRMELKVLADVGLLGLPNAGKSTLITRISNAKPKIADYPFTTLHPNLGVVRTSPSRSFVVADIPGLIEGASEGAGLGHLFLRHLARTRVLLHLVDVSTPDPDADPVEQAVTDARAIVEELRRYDPELAEKPRWLILNKLDMVPDPEDTQRRFLELYDWKGPVFAISGLTGEGTQDLLYALQDYLDAAREKEHLSQDQADGTYVAPDPRFDDTRSDADKPDAPRSNDE; translated from the coding sequence ATGAAATTCGTTGACGAAGCCACCATCGAAGTCGTCGCCGGCAAAGGCGGCAATGGCGTGGCGAGCTTTCGCCGCGAAAAATTCATTCCCAAGGGCGGCCCGGACGGCGGCGACGGCGGACGCGGCGGCACCATCTATGCAGTGGCCGATCGCAACATCAACACGCTGATCGACTTCCGCTACGCGCGCCTGCACCGCGCCAAAGGCGGTGAAAACGGTCGCGGCTCCGACCAGTACGGCGCGGCTGCCCCGGACATCACGCTGCGTGTCCCGGTGGGCACGATCATCCATGACGCCGAAACCGGCGAAGTCCTGTTCGACCTGAGCACCCACGAGCAGAAAGTTGTGCTGGCTGCTGGCGGCCAGGGCGGCATGGGCAACATGCACTTCAAGTCCAGCTTGAACCGCGCGCCCCGCCAGTGGACGCCCGGCAAGGAAGGCGAACACCGTTACCTGCGCATGGAACTGAAAGTGCTGGCAGACGTGGGCCTGCTTGGCCTGCCCAATGCCGGCAAGTCCACGCTGATCACGCGCATTTCCAACGCCAAGCCGAAGATCGCGGACTACCCCTTCACCACCTTGCACCCGAACCTGGGTGTGGTGCGCACGTCGCCGTCGCGCAGCTTTGTCGTGGCCGATATTCCCGGCCTGATTGAAGGCGCGTCCGAAGGCGCCGGCCTGGGCCACCTGTTCTTGCGCCATCTGGCGCGCACCCGCGTGCTGCTGCACCTGGTTGACGTCTCCACGCCCGATCCCGACGCAGATCCCGTTGAGCAAGCCGTCACCGACGCGCGCGCCATTGTTGAAGAGCTGCGCCGCTACGACCCGGAACTGGCCGAGAAGCCGCGCTGGCTGATCCTGAACAAGCTGGACATGGTGCCGGACCCCGAAGACACCCAGCGCCGCTTCCTGGAACTCTACGACTGGAAGGGCCCGGTGTTCGCCATTTCCGGCCTGACGGGCGAAGGCACGCAAGACCTGCTCTACGCGCTGCAAGACTACCTGGACGCCGCGCGCGAAAAGGAACACTTGTCGCAAGACCAGGCAGATGGCACCTATGTGGCGCCGGACCCCCGCTTTGATGACACGCGTTCGGATGCCGACAAGCCCGATGCGCCGCGCAGCAACGACGAATAA
- the rpmA gene encoding 50S ribosomal protein L27 has translation MAQKKGGGSTRNGRDSESKRLGVKTFGGELIPAGSIIVRQRGTRFHAGVNVGMGKDHTLFALIDGKVQFGFKGALNKQTVSIIAAE, from the coding sequence ATGGCACAGAAAAAGGGCGGCGGCTCTACGCGAAACGGACGCGACTCAGAATCAAAGCGTCTGGGCGTCAAGACTTTCGGCGGCGAATTGATTCCCGCTGGTTCGATCATCGTGCGTCAGCGCGGTACTCGCTTCCACGCTGGCGTGAACGTCGGCATGGGCAAGGACCACACCCTGTTCGCGCTGATCGACGGCAAGGTTCAATTCGGCTTCAAGGGCGCGTTGAACAAGCAGACCGTTTCGATCATCGCTGCCGAGTAA
- the rplU gene encoding 50S ribosomal protein L21: MYAVVKTGGKQYRVAAGEKLKIEQIPADIGQEITLDQVLSVGEGDQLKVGTPLVPGAVVKATVLAQGRHDKVKIFKMRRRKHYQKRQGHRQNYTEIRIEAITA, encoded by the coding sequence ATGTACGCGGTCGTAAAAACCGGTGGCAAGCAGTATCGCGTTGCCGCTGGCGAAAAACTCAAGATAGAACAGATACCGGCAGACATTGGGCAAGAAATCACCCTGGACCAAGTGCTGTCCGTGGGCGAAGGCGACCAACTGAAAGTTGGCACGCCCCTCGTCCCCGGCGCTGTGGTCAAGGCAACGGTTCTTGCGCAAGGCCGCCATGACAAAGTCAAGATCTTCAAGATGCGCCGTCGCAAGCACTATCAGAAGCGTCAGGGCCACCGTCAGAACTACACCGAAATCCGCATCGAAGCCATCACGGCTTAA
- the ispB gene encoding octaprenyl diphosphate synthase codes for MNLPALIAPIADDMKAVDAVIRDRLNSDVVLIRTIGDYIIGAGGKRMRPAMVLMVARALGYEGTHHQLLAAVVEFIHTATLLHDDVVDESDLRRGRETANAVFGNAASVLVGDYLYSRSFEMMVEADSMRIMSILSEATTVIAEGEVLQLLNVHDPEVSQERYLQVVRYKTAKLFEAAAQVGAVLAGATPEQEAAAAAYGRHVGTAFQLVDDVLDYSGDAAALGKNVGDDLREGKPTLPLIRVMEVGTPEQQQLIRDAITTGDADFAAVAAAIQATDALDHARQAAVAEADRARAALADYPVSPFLNSLLEFCAFAVNRDR; via the coding sequence TTGAATCTCCCCGCGCTTATTGCCCCCATTGCTGACGATATGAAGGCTGTCGACGCGGTTATCCGCGATCGGCTCAATTCCGATGTGGTTCTGATCCGCACGATTGGCGACTACATCATTGGGGCGGGCGGCAAGCGCATGCGCCCGGCCATGGTGCTGATGGTGGCGCGTGCCCTGGGTTACGAGGGGACGCATCACCAATTGCTGGCCGCCGTTGTGGAGTTCATCCATACGGCCACCTTGCTGCATGACGACGTGGTGGACGAGTCCGACCTGCGCCGCGGCCGCGAGACCGCCAATGCCGTATTCGGCAACGCCGCCAGCGTGCTGGTGGGCGACTACCTGTATTCCCGCTCGTTTGAAATGATGGTGGAAGCCGACTCGATGCGCATCATGAGCATCCTGTCCGAAGCCACCACCGTGATCGCCGAAGGCGAGGTGCTGCAGCTTCTGAACGTGCACGACCCGGAAGTCTCGCAAGAGCGCTACCTGCAAGTCGTGCGCTACAAGACCGCCAAGCTGTTCGAGGCCGCCGCCCAGGTGGGCGCCGTGCTGGCGGGCGCCACTCCTGAGCAGGAAGCTGCCGCCGCAGCCTATGGCCGCCACGTGGGCACCGCCTTCCAACTGGTGGACGACGTGCTGGACTACAGCGGCGACGCCGCCGCTCTGGGCAAGAACGTGGGCGATGACCTGCGCGAAGGCAAGCCGACCCTGCCGCTGATCCGCGTGATGGAAGTGGGTACGCCGGAACAGCAGCAACTGATCCGCGACGCCATCACCACCGGCGACGCCGACTTCGCCGCCGTGGCCGCCGCCATCCAGGCAACGGACGCGCTGGACCACGCCCGCCAGGCCGCCGTGGCCGAGGCAGACCGGGCCCGCGCCGCCCTGGCGGATTACCCCGTTTCGCCTTTTCTGAATTCTCTGCTAGAATTCTGCGCTTTCGCGGTGAATAGAGATCGTTAG
- a CDS encoding ParA family protein, with amino-acid sequence MPHVIAVASTKGGVTKTTTCANLAGIFADFGMRVLLIDADEQNSLTKYYPIDQRAEHGLTRVITRGGLVTEDCISKTSIAGIDIVCSDAVAGNLQTWLKDREDRLLIMRRAVRRSAAVEKYHVIIIDTQGAAGELQKTAAMAADVILSPIKPDVLSAAEFADGTLRMMESLNSLSDFGSDFRSGELYVVISALERNNNARQVADQIRRSFLGHRQVKGILETVVPHAAAYTAATTARLPVHQYDRRRGDKSPWDVMHRLAWELFPALNGIYVDGQGQASESEV; translated from the coding sequence ATGCCACACGTGATCGCGGTCGCGTCCACCAAAGGTGGAGTCACGAAGACCACAACCTGCGCAAATCTTGCCGGGATATTTGCCGACTTCGGCATGCGGGTCTTGTTAATAGACGCTGACGAACAGAACAGCCTGACGAAGTACTACCCCATCGACCAGCGCGCGGAGCACGGTCTGACGCGTGTAATCACTCGCGGCGGTCTCGTCACCGAAGACTGCATTAGCAAGACCTCGATTGCTGGAATCGACATCGTTTGCTCGGACGCTGTCGCTGGAAATCTTCAAACGTGGCTGAAGGATCGTGAAGATCGTCTGCTGATAATGCGTCGGGCCGTACGGCGGTCGGCCGCCGTCGAGAAGTATCACGTGATCATCATCGACACGCAGGGCGCAGCCGGCGAGCTGCAGAAGACGGCGGCGATGGCGGCGGACGTCATCCTGTCTCCCATCAAACCTGATGTCTTGTCTGCGGCTGAATTCGCTGATGGCACGCTCCGCATGATGGAGTCTCTGAACAGTCTTTCCGACTTCGGTTCGGACTTCCGCAGTGGGGAGCTGTACGTCGTCATCAGCGCACTGGAGCGCAACAACAACGCGCGCCAAGTGGCAGATCAGATCCGCCGGAGCTTCCTCGGCCATCGGCAGGTGAAGGGAATTCTTGAAACGGTCGTCCCGCATGCTGCCGCATATACCGCTGCGACAACAGCACGGCTCCCCGTTCACCAATATGACCGCCGCCGGGGTGACAAGTCACCCTGGGACGTCATGCACCGCCTGGCGTGGGAGCTCTTCCCCGCGCTGAACGGCATTTACGTGGACGGTCAGGGCCAGGCCAGTGAGTCGGAGGTCTGA
- a CDS encoding toxin-antitoxin system protein, which yields MSTNKELALQHLGTELDLLHRAAAGSSERALHLGVVLGAVSAYRNLGVLGEDDLLFMATALAGEDDKLPTLRGHG from the coding sequence GTGAGCACGAACAAGGAACTAGCTCTCCAGCACCTCGGCACTGAGCTGGATCTTTTGCACCGCGCAGCGGCCGGATCGTCCGAGCGCGCCCTGCATCTGGGCGTTGTGCTGGGCGCCGTGAGCGCGTACCGAAACCTCGGCGTACTTGGTGAGGATGACTTGCTTTTCATGGCCACCGCCCTCGCCGGCGAGGATGACAAGCTGCCTACTCTGAGGGGCCACGGATGA